Below is a genomic region from Sphaeramia orbicularis chromosome 6, fSphaOr1.1, whole genome shotgun sequence.
GTAAAGTCGGTACCGTAGAACCAGAACCCGGAATCCGATGTTCTGGATGTTCTACTGGAACCAATGATGACCCGTctgtttctgtgtctgcagaTGTTTTATGAGTCCGGTTGTTCCACCGACTCTGAGAGGAAACATGTGTCCAGGTTCCACCGTCAAGAAGCCTCTAGAACGTCGTCGaccaggacacaggtcagaggtcatctgAGGGTCCAGACGGTTCTGCCTTTGGGTTCTAGGTTCTAATCCCTTCCTTCTGTCTTCAGGCTGGAGTTTCGGGGCCAGATGCAGATTTCTACATCGAGGTTTCACCAGGAACGTACGCCGTCAGTGCCAGCCTGCCTGAGGCGCCGCGGCAGACCCGTATGGTCAGCGTCAACGCTGGCGAGAGCGTCAACCtcacctttaacctttgaccttcaggACGACGCTCGGGGGCTTTAAAGCGTCTGTTCAGAACCATCAGTGTTTTTTATTCATCTCTGCACTTATCAACTGTCAGTATTATCAAATAAAGTGTTCCGGACCCGGTTCAGGGCTTGTCTGCTAACCTGGTTCAGGACATGTTTTCTGATCCAGTTCACCCATAGGCGCTGGTTCCGGTTCCTGAACGAGGTTGGGCTTTGAACTGTAGAACATCCCTTCCTCGTCTCCCCTTCGTTGCCGGTAGCGATAGGAACAGGGCGCTGTGATTGGGCGACGCACTGAGTGGTGGCACAGGGAACCTGAAGGCAACAGGCCGAGGCATTGTCCTTGCCATGGCGCCCCCTACAGGCACAAACAACCTGGAATGAAGCAGCTGCATCATCGATATAAAGCTAATGCccctccgcccccccccccccccccccccctccgcccCTCCTCCTCATGAAGCCCCTCCCCTTCTATGAACCTGCTGCTGTGATGATCAGTGACAGGTCCTTACTGTTGTCAGTAATATTTAACCCCTTCCTGTCGGGTCGTGTTTC
It encodes:
- the akip1 gene encoding A-kinase-interacting protein 1, whose product is MAGHTWLDSSLRRSARLGLEVLDRASRRSVDWTSAATSRTPTACTDDVPQSPAQRTHSELDDAFSTIAEFMTLTTLRCKMFYESGCSTDSERKHVSRFHRQEASRTSSTRTQAGVSGPDADFYIEVSPGTYAVSASLPEAPRQTRMVSVNAGESVNLTFNL